From the Edaphobacter bradus genome, the window GGATGAGATCGGTGAACTGCTTCCGGAGACTCAAATCGCTCTGCTGCGCGTTTTGCAGGAGCGCGAATTTGAGCGTGTCGGCGGAGATCGATCCATCCAATCCGATGTTCGTGTGATTGCCGCCACCAACCGCGACCTGCAGGCTGCCATCGCTGCGGGCACCTTTCGTAGCGATCTGTTTTACCGGCTGAGCGTTTTTCCGATTGAGATTCCTGCTCTGCGCGAACGCAGAGAAGACATTCCCCTGCTGGTGGAGTACTTCATCGATCGCTATGCAAGAAAAGCGGGGAAGAAGATACGGACCGTAGAGAAGAGCACCATGGAAATGCTGCAGTCATATTACTGGCCTGGAAACATTCGTGAACTACAGAACGTAGTTGAACGCTCCGTGATTGTTTGCGATGGGGAGAATTTCTCCATCGACGAGAGTTGGCTTTCGCGACAGCCTTGTGCAGTAGAGCTGAAGAGCCCGCTTGACCTCTCCGAAAAGCTTGCCACTCAGGAGAAGGAGATCATCGAGGCGGCTTTGGCGAAGACCGCAGGCATGGTGTCCGGACCTTCAGGTGCGGCGACTATGCTGGGCATTCGCGCTTCTACGTTAGAGTCAAAGATTCGGTCGCTGAAGATCAACAAGTTTCGCTTCAAGACAAGTTAGGTCCAACCGGCTTCCACTGAGAATCCAGCTGTTTGTTCGCGAGATTTCGCGAAATCGCGATCGATCGCGACCTTTTGGCGATTAATACTGGTACTTTCAATAACTTGCGACTGGCAACCGAATTGCATTCTCCAGGGGCGAAGAATGGTTGCAAAGAAGGTAGCCATGCTGAAGATCCAGAGATCAGCAAACGGAAACGTGGTCTTGTTGAGCGGCCGAATGGACGCTGAAAATGTAGCCGAGTTGAAAAAACTGATCAGCTCAGAAGCTAACAGTCACCGCATGGTTCTGGATCTAGAAGACTTAACGCTCGTGGATCGAGAGGCCGTCGGTTTTCTCCAACTCTGCGAAGCGGACAACATCGAACTCAAGAATTGCCCAGCATATATCCGCGAGTGGATTACGAGAGAACGACGGGGAAGCTAGGGGTTCATTGGGGAAAAAAGCGCAGGTCCGGGATCGGCAGGGTGCGACTGCTGTACTCCGTGATCAGGGAGGATGTTATGGAACATACTGGAGCTTCGACATCGAGTTGGTTGATGGCGGAACTGAACGGCAATGAACAGCTAGCGGTAAATGTTGAGTCTCACGAGCAATTTCGCCTCCGCGCCCTCATTGCTGAGTTGCTATGCGAGAATCAAACCCTTCGTTTCGACATCCGCAACACCCGGGACAAGCTAGAAGAAGTAGAAGCAACAGTGTTTAGGGTCGGGTCGTCAGACTGCTTCTGCACCTCGACCGAGGCGTTGATGGTCTTACGTTCTCTCTTTCAGAGAGAGGATCAATACGCCTAGATATCCCCCTCCGTCGAATTTTGCGCAAAATCTTCATTTTATTGCGCTTAGCTTTGGACTTATGGTGGAAAGTATTGAATCTAGAGACTTGCATATTGCAAGGTCTTCAAAATACAGCGGTTAACGAGAAAAGCCCCGGATGGTCGGGGCTTTTTGCTGCTGCGATCTGAGTTCTATTTTAGCAAATTCGCTGAAACTGCTCTGCCAACTCTATCCGGTTTGTTTTTATGGGTTTAAGTGGTTTGGGGGCTTGACAGGATTTCTGAGCGTTATTCGCGGGATTAGCCGGTCGAGCATCCTGCGAAGGTTCGAGCCTCGCTCGAATGACCCACCTTAGGCGCTTCGCGCCGCAGATGAGGCGCCCGAATCTGTGGCTGGGCGAGATTTGGGCCACCCAGCCTCGAATGCCCACCCCAGGCTTTGCGCGCCGGAGATGGGGTACCCTTCGTTGTTGGGTCAGATGTGGACTGAGCCGCAGCATCGGTCGGGCGAGTGCTCAGGTCTCTGGAGTGGAGGAGCTATGGACTGGGTCCGCTTTATCACTCTGTATGGAAACTACGTCGCTGTTGCGATGCTGTGTGGCGCGGCGATCGGGATTTATGGGCTTTGCCGACGGGGGCGAGGGTATGCACCGCGCGGCTTCGCCGGGTGGGCGGCGGTGGTTGTGCTGCTGCTGCTCACGATTCCCGCGGAGGATTGGCTGATCCGCATGGGGCCGAAGAATGCGGCGCTGAAGCGCTCGTACCAGAAGCAGGGGCAGACGGCTCCCGCACTCGAGTTCCGTTTAATGCCGGATGGCAGCGTGCATCATCTCGCGGAGTTGCAGGGAAAGCTGGTGCTCGTGAACGTGTGGGCGACGTGGTGCGGGCCGTGCCGCGTGGAGATGCCGGATCTGGATCGGCTGCAGCGCGCGTATGCGGACAAGGGCCTTGTTGTCCTGACCATCAGCGATGAGACGCCGGAGGAGATTGCGCGGTATCGGCAGTACGCGTCGATGGCTGTGATGAAAGGCGCAGTCGAGGAGGGCGGCGCGCGCGACTATATCGCCACGGGCAGCGCGCGGCCAGTGACGTACCTGGTGGACCGCTCAGGCATCCTGCGCGAGACGTATGTGGGACCGCATGACCTGGCTTTCTTCAGCAGGACAGTGGATCACTGGCTGGCTGCGAGCGCAAGGTAGAAGATGTGGGCCACCCGCCGCTGAACATGACGAAGTTGGATAAGCTGTTTCCGTGGGTCGAGTCGGTGGCAGAGAGACCAATCTTTGAACTGAGAGGATAAAGGGACGATATGAAGAAGGGTTACTGGGTGGTTGCGTACAGGACGGTTGGTGACGAGGCGATGATGGCTCGCTATGTTGCGCTCGCCGGTGCGGCGCTGCGGCCGCTTGGGGCGCGTACCGTAGTGTCGCCGCGGAGTGCTGTCACGGCTCGCGAGGCAGGAGTGGTGCAGGCGACGGTGGTGGTGGAGTTCGATAGCTACGAGATCGCTCTGGCGGCGTATGAGAGCGAGGATTATAAGAAGGCGCTGGCGGTGCTTGGGCCTGAGGTGGAGAGGGATTTTCGGATTGTGGAAGGGGCTTAGTTGTGCCCCTTGTGCTTCACGGGTTCGAGCTTCGCTCGAATGCCCACTTTAGCGCGATGAAACCGCGCGGAGATGGGGCACTCAGATTTAGGCCTGGGCCGCCTGTTGAAATTAGGTTGAATACAGGTTTTTCTCGCGCTCTAAACAGCAATCAATATATCGAGAACCTTTACCACACCAGCACTCACCTTTCGGATCTAGGGTGAGATGCTCTCGACCGCTGTGCGCGGCAACGCCGGGCCAAAATCCTCGCCAGATTGTCGGTTCATCCGGTTGCACCTGCCAAATCGAGTTCGACGGAAGATTTCGCATGATAGTGGTCATATCCACACCGTCATGAATCACCCTCCCGGTGGCGTTGAATAACTTTTGAGTACTAAGCCATATCACGTGCTTCGCCAGAAAGATTGAGACTTGACCTAAGAATTGAGGGAGTCTTGGCACCAGAGGATCGTAGACGAATTCAGCGGCCGAGTAGACGCAGAGGCCGTTCAAAGTCCTCGACGGTAGCGCAATGCTGCGGTCAGAGCGCAAATGGGGATGCGATGGAAAAAGTGAGCTGGAAATGGCTGGTTGAAGCGAAAAGACCCATGGATGCGCAGGAGGATCAAGCTCCACTACGAGGACATCAAACGATATACCTGTTTTCTGCATCCTCGATTCTTCAGGGTGATGCTTCATCAGGCTAGCTTCTGATGTAGGAAGAACTTGCCCTGCTAGAACATCAACCGGACGATCTGCAGCCAGAAGACGCAGTATCTCCTTGGCCGCTATATCGGTCTCAAATGGCTTGATAACGCCTCGCCACACTCTAAGAGGGTTTATGTTTTCTATGATAACTCGCCCATGAGCATGAAGTGTTTGTAGCGTCAAATTGCCCGGGATTGGGATCTGCTCAAACTGGGGGAAAGAAGGGAAAGCAGGCTGGCCTGCCTTCCCTGAAAGTGCATGAAGATTAGCCATGACTACACCGAATGCGAATGCGCTGGAACAGTGCGAGTCGGAGGAACAACGGGCTTCGGCGCTTCCTCGCAGTGCTTCAAAGCAAGAAGGTTATCCGGACGAATACCATCGCGCTCAGTCTTCAAATACGGGCGACCCTCATGCTCAGCGATGATCACCTTTGCGGTGTATCCTCCGCCGGTGACATGAAACTCGTCGCCGCTGCGAATACGGTTAATGGCTTCGTCTTCAGTGAAGCGCTGATAGAGACCGGTGTCAGTGACACAACCGATGTGTGTAATGCGTTCATAGGTGGAGTGTTTTGTGGTGCAGGTCACGCTGTATTTCATAAGCCTCCGTGTAAAAATTTCCACAGTTACGGTCCGCATGCGACCGAGACGCTTACGAAGTGCAGGTGGTAATCTGCATTGGGCGCTGCTTCGTTTACGAGGTAGCGGGCGGACACACCATCCGCCACCTGGGCCAGCTGCGGCGGTGAACCACAGCTGGTCTCTCTTTTCCCTTCAAATGAGGATTACTAACTGCCATTTGACAATACATATTTGCGAGGCAAATTGCAAGTATAGGTTGATGGCTAAAACTTTTGCTAACCAGGACTTGTCAATATTCTCGAATGCAAGTTTAGCTTTACAATGCACCCAAAATGGTGCATAATGATTTGCAAATGCGGGTAAATTATGTGAAAAACTTGTCCGCGATAGTCAACAGAAGCTTCGGTCAAAAGCTAAGTCGCATCAGAGGTCTCAGGGATTTGACGCAGGCTGAGCTTGGTTCACGAATTGGAGTTTCTAGAACCACTATTGCAAATCTCGAAATTGGGAAACAAAATGTACAGCTACATCAGGTCTTTGCACTGGCTCGAGCGTTAAATACTCAGGTTCAAGACCTAATTCCAGGCTCGCAGGATCTCGGCTCAGATCTAGATGTCTTTCGGAACAAGGATCAAATGTTCATCGCAATTGCAAAGAGACACCTTTCCAGTGTTCCTAAGGGAAAACGAGGGAAAGAAAATGAATAGACGAGACATTGAGAAAAGAGCTGCTCAGCTTCTCCAGCACCACGGTGTTTCTCAAGCTCCGATTCCGATCAAAGAAATTGCTGAAGCAGAAGGCTTGGTTGTCGTTGAGATGTCCTTCAATGGGGATATATCTGGCGCACTCATTCGGAATCACGGCTCTAGTGGTATAGCTGTTAACGCTACTCAGCACACGAATCGTAAGCGATTCACCATAGCCCACGAACTTGCCCACTATCTGCTAGATCATAAAGACAAAGATGAAGACCATATCGACTGGAAATTTACGGTTATTCGCCGCGATGGCAAATCGTCAGAAGCCTCCGATGTGCAGGAGATTGAGGCCAACACGTTTGCCGCTTGTCTATTGATGCCAAGTCACTTTCTTCGCGCCGATTTAAACAATCAAATTGGATTTAATGGTGAAGCTGATTTGGACGACGCGCATATCAAAGCGATGGCTAAGAAATATCGCGTCAGCGAGATGGCGTTGAGATTTCGTCTGGCAAATCTCGGGCTTATTCCACCCGCATAATTAAAAATCCGAGCGGAAGTCTATCCGCTCGGATATTTGTGGGTTGACCCATAAGCCTGAAGTTGCCCCCTTGGTTCTTCAATAACTTACCGGACACGTGTCCCCATAACGCTGAAGCAAATCGATCTCTTCCCTGCCTGCACCGAGCAGCGTGTCCGCCCAACCTCATCTCTACCACCGATGCCGCCGCCAGTCGCGAGTTTCAACTCTTCAACGACACTGCAACCCTCGGAAAGACCTAGTGGGACGCGTTGAGCAACGCAGGATGCTTTTCCGCAAGCGTTGCCACAAGTTCACCGAAGAGCGTGTTGGCCCACGCAAACCAGGCTCTTGTGAACTTTGCGGCATCGTTGCGGTTGAAGCTCTCGTGCATAAAGCCTGAGCCGGCGCTGGCATGTTTCAGGATTGCCAGCGCGTTGGTCATCTCGGCTTCCGATTGGCTCGTGAGTGCGTAGACGGCGATGGCCATGGGCCAGATCATGTCCTTGCCCACATGGGGTCCACCGATGCCCTCCCCGGCACTCCCCTGGAAGAACCATGGATTGCGCTCACTCCATGCAAAACTCCTGGTGCGCGCATAGAGCGCGGCATCCGGCGAACTCTCGAGATACGGCAACCCAAGCAGGCTTGGGACATTCGCGTCGTCCATCAGCAACTGGCTGCCGTAACCGTCGACCTCGTAGGCCCAGAGCGATCCCTCGGCGGTCTGCGCCACTCCATACTGCCGCAGCGCCTTCGCGACCGCGCCGGCCAGTGCGGCCGCTTCGTTGGCTAATGCATCGTCATGCAAGACCGTGTGGGCGATCTGCGCCAGATGGCCGAGCGACGTAACGGCGAAGTGGTTGGAAGGCACGAGAAATGGGAAGGTACACGCATCATCGGACGGCCGGAAGCCTGAGGCGATGAGTCCGACAGGCTTCACCGGGGCGCCGTAGCCGTCATTGGGCAGCATCTCCGTAGACACCTTGGAGGCTCGCTGGAAATGGTAGGGGCCGAGGCCGTTCCTGCGCTGCTGAACCCGCATCGTCTCCACGGCAAGCTTCATAGCCTCGTGCCAGCTTCCGGCGAATGGCGCTATGTCTCCTGTCGCGCGCCAGTATCCGTAGGCCAGGCGCATCGGGTAGCAAAGCGAGTCGATCTCCCACTTGCGCTCGCCCACCCCGCGCTTCATCTCCGTGCTATCGCTCCTGCTCCACTCGAGTGGCGGTTCATCCAGGTTCGCCATGAAAGCATTGGCATAGGGATCGATTAGTATGCATCGTGCCTGCCGCCGGATGACCCCTTCGAGCATCTGGCGCAGCGCAGCATCCTTCGCCGCCAGCGGGACATACGGCCACACTTGAGCGGACGAGTCGCGCAACCACATCGCAGCAATATCACCTGTGATTACGGCCGTGTCCGGCTTGCCCTCGAAGCTGCCCATCTCTACCGTAGTGTCCAATGTGTTCGGGTAGCAGTTCTCAAACAGCCACGCCAGCTCCGGATCGCCGATCCTGCGACGCACGTCGGCCAGATACGCCTCAACAGCGTGACTATGAAATTTTCGGTCCTGTACAGCGGGTCGTCGCGACGTGAAAGAATCTGGCGTTAGGCCGGCTGGTGCAGCCCATGACGGCAGCGCGGTCATCACGGCTGCTCCACCTGCAAGCTGCAACATATGGCGGCGCGTTATTGTGTTCTGCAAGTTTTCTCCTCGTTCGCTGGTCCAGACCGGACGGTTCATCATCCCTATCCAATCACAAGCCAGCGGACCACGCTGGCTTCTACAATCAATAACGCATCACGACTGTACCTGGTACAAATGTTTTGATTTCAATCGACGGAGTTCCTGTGATTTCAAGAAGAACGTTCCTCGGCGGCGTCTCTGCTGTCTGCGCCGCCAGTGCCACTGGCGCCACCGCGCTCGGCCAGATGGTCCCCCATTCCAAAGCATCAGGCGCGGCAACCGACCCCGCCTCATTCGTCGATATCACCATCGGAACCGGCGGGCATGGGCACAACTATCCTGGTGCCACCGTGCCCTTTGGCGCGGTCCAACTGAGCCCCGACACCTTCAACGATCAGTGGGACTGGTGCTCGGGATACCACATCTCCGACACCTCCATCATGGGCTTCAGCCACACCCACTTGAGCGGAACCGGATGCGGCGATCTGCTGGATTTCCTCGTGATGCCCGGCACCGGCGAGTCGAAGCTCGTGCCCGGACCGCGCAGCAATCCCGACGAGGGCTATCGCTCGCGCTTCGACCACAAGGATGAGCATGCCGAGCCCGGCTTCTACTCCGTGCTCCTGAAGGACTACGGCATCCACGCAGAGATGACCGCAACCGAGCGCACGGGACTGCACCGGTACACCTTCCCTAGCGGCAACGACGCGCCAAAGAGCGGACACATCATCGTCGATCTCGAGCATGGGTACCAGTCGAATGGCGGCCCCTCCGTCGTTACTGCTTCGCTCCAGAGCACTGCACCCGACACCCTCGCCGGAGGCCGAACGACCAAGGCCTGGGGCAACGGAAGGGAGATCTACTTCACCATGCAGTTCTCGAAGCGACCCACTCGGATTGCCTTCTATAGGGATGGCGCAGAGGTTCCGGCGGGGACTCAGCCGCTCACCGGCAAATCGCTCAAGTGCGTTCTTTTCTTCGATCTTGCGCACGATCCCGTCATCCTTGTGAAGACCGGAATCTCCGGCGTCAGCGCAGAGTCGGCCGCCAAAAACCTGAAGGCCGAGCTGCCCGGCTGGGACTTCGAGCGTGTCCGCCGCACCGCCCGCGACAAATGGAACAAGCAGCTCTCACGCATCCAGATCACGACCGGCAACGAGACGCACAAGCGCATCTTTTACGCCGCGCTCTACCACCTCTCGCTCGGCCCCACGCTGTTCGACGATGTCGACGGGCGCTATCGCGGCATGGATAAGCAGATCCACCAGCTCAACCCCGGCCAGCACAACTACACCACCTTCTCGCTGTGGGACACGTACCGTGCTGCCCACCCGATGTACACGCTGATGTGCGCCGAGCGGGTGCCGGACTTCGTCAACACGCTGATCCGCATGGCCGAGCAGAGTCCTGCCGGCATGCCCGTGTGGCCGCTCCAGGGCACCGAGACCGGCACCATGACTGGCTACCACTCGGCCGCCGTCATCGCCGAGGCCTGCAACAAGGGCATCGCGGGAGTCGACTACGAGCGCGGATACAAGGCGATGATGAAGCGCGCCATGGTGGACGACTACCGCGGCCTCGGCCACTACCGGTCAATGCACTACATCCCCTGCGATCTGGAAGGGGAATCCGTCAGCAAGGCATTCGAGTACTGCTACGACGACTGGGCGATCGCGCACGTTGCGAAGAAGCTCGGTCACGCCGACGATGCGAAGATGCTCGTCGCACGCTCGCTGAACTACCGCAACTACTACGATCGCGCTACCGGCTTTGCGCGGCCTAAACTAGCCAACGGCGAATGGGCCGCGCCCTTCAGCCCCTTCGAGATGGGCACTTCGAGGAAGTGGCGCGACTTCACCGAGTCCAACTCCTGGCAGACGACCTTCGGCATCCAGCATGACGCTGCGGGCCTTATTGAGGTCCTGGGCGGTCCGAAGCCGTTCCTCGCCAAACTCAATGAGCTCTTCGACCAGCCCTCCACCCTTCCTGCCGATGCGCCGCCCGACATCGCTGGCTTAGTGGGACAGTACGCCCATGGCAACGAGCCTTCGCACCACATTGCCTACCTCTATGCTTATGCCGGTCAACCCTACAAGACGCAGCAGCGCGTTCGCATGTTGATGGAGACGATGTACGCTGCGCTCCCCGATGGTCTGCAGGGCAACGAGGACGTCGGCCAGATGTCGGCGTGGTACATCATCAGCGCGATGGGGTTCTACTCAGTCGATCCTGTCAGCGGCAACTACATCTTCGGCACGCCGCTGTTCGACCGCGTCAGCCTGGAGCTCGGCAATGGCAAGCAACTTGAGATCGTGGCCCATCGCAGCACGCCGTCCGACCAGTACATCCAGTCAGTCACCTTCAACGGCAAGCCATACACGCGCTCATGGTTCAATCACCGCGAGATCGCCAATGGGGCCCGAATCGTCTTCGAGATGGGCAGCAAGCCGAATTCCGAGTTCGGTTCGCAGGCTGCGGATATACCTCCTTCCCTGACGCTTGAGAGCGCCTGACGATCGTCAACAACTCGCTGCAGGACAGTTCCAAGTCTGACTTTGGGACTGTCCTGCAGCGGCATCCGAACACTTCTCGCTTTACTTTTCGAAAGACCCAAGTCGGCGTGCATGCCACAGTGCACCTTCCAGGGAATCCACCGTCCCGGGCACGAACTCAAGCCGCGGATAGGTTTTCAAGAGGACTCGCTGCATCGCGTCTGACACTTCGTGGACATGCTTGAAAATTGAGCCGGTGCAGGCGATCCTCAAGCCGTCCTCAATGCCCGGCTCAGCTGCGGCCAGCCTGCGTATTACGTGCAGCACAAGCCCCGCCAGCTCCTCGCCACCACGATCGAGTGCCGCCTGCGCCACACGATCTCCATCCCGTGCGGCCTGTGCCACCGTAGGGATCAGTTGCGCGAACGAAAAGTTCGAGGCATTGGCCACGGCTATCAGCTCGTCCCTCGTCCGGAGCCCAAGATAGTCGAGCACGCGGCGCAGCAGCATTGGCTCCTCGCCGGCGTTGATCGCGGCAAACACACCGCGCAGAGCCTGCTGCCCAAGCAGATTGCCCGAGCCCTCATCCGCGAGCGCAGGTCCCCATCCTCCTGCTCCCGTCATCTGTCCGCTGCGGCCGCGGCCAATCACGTTAGATCCCGTCCCCGCAATCACAACCACGCCGGCCTCAGATGGAAATGCGGCATCGAGCGTAACGACCTCATCACCCAATATTGTTAAAGCGCCGCCCACGCGCGACGCCATCTGCTGCCGCAGCCACTGCACGACCTCCGATATAGCTGCGCCGGAAGTGCCAATGCAGGATGCGGTCACATCCGCCAGCGCTACGCCGCTCTCGGCCGAGACCCCATCGAGCACCTCACGCAGGTGCGCCACCGCCTCTTCCTTGCCCACTCTCAGCACCTTCGTGCTGCCCGACTGTGCGCGACCCAGCACCTTGTGCTCATCGGCCAGCACACATGCGGTCTTCGTGCCTCCCACATCCAATCCGAGAAAATGCCTCATCCTCGATTCACGCTGTCCTCTATGCGTTAGTCAGATGCTCGATCATAGAGCGCACGTCGCTGGTTTCGACGACAAACCGGCTTTGCGTAAACGGGCCGACATCGTCGGGCATGCAAGACTCCTCATGGCGTGTGGAGTTTGCGGCTACCCGGCGCAGGGAGCCGTGGAAGTGCCGCGCTCCGGTCGTGCGGGCCACTGACGCGGCATTTTTCAGCCGCAGCCCTCCCCCAACGGCAATCTCGATTCTGCCTGCTGCCTGGTTCACCAGCCGTGCCAGCGATTTGGCGCCGCTGACGACATCGCGCTTGCCGCCGGAGGTCAGCACGCGTCTGCAGCCGGTGGCAATCACATCCTCGAGTGCTTGCTCAAGCGAAGCGGAATGGTCGAACGCCCGGTTGAAGGTTACGTCGAGCGGACCGGCCATAGCCACCAACTCGCGGGTGCGCTCGACGTCCACGGTACCGTCGGCGCGCAGTACACCCAGCACGACTCCGTTCGCCCCAAGACGGCGCATGTGAGTCAGGTCCTCACGCATCACATCAAACTCGGCGTGCGTGTAAACAAAATCGCCGCCGCGAGGACGCAGTAGCACGTGCACCGGCAAACCGCTGCGCTGCAGCGCCTCACGGATCAGGCCGTGACTCGGCGTCAACCCGCCTTCACTTAGCGCGCTGCACAGCTCAATGCGATCCGCCCCACCGTCTCGTGCAGCGAGACAGGCGTCAATACTATCGGCGCAGAGTTCGAAGACAATCTTGCGCATCAGGAACACACCAATCGGAAATGGACCATACCAAGGCTTCTCTCATCGAACGGTCGAGTAGGTCGAAGACTCGCCGGCTCAACACTCTGAGCCGGCGAGTTGGATCATGCAGGAAGTCACACTCTCTCTTTGGAGCCAGTGTAACAACGGAACAATGGAAGCCTCCGGCTTGACACTAGAAGCGGTAATGGGCGCTGAACTGGATCTGCCGTTGAGGAGAGCGAACGCTGGTGATCTGACCGAAGTTGCTATCCGTTACGTTGTTGTCGGGATTTTGATAGCTGGAGATGTTGAAGGTGTTGAAGAAATCTGTACGAAAGCCGATCGTGTGTTCGCCCACAATGTGAAAGTCCTTGAAGACGGAGGAGTCGATCTGGCGGTAGCCCGGAGCGCGTTCGGTATCGATGGCGGCGGTGCCGAAGGTGAGCGGGGCTGAAGATCCGTAGGCGCAGACTCCGTTGTCGCCGCCAGCAGAGCACGGCGTTGCGGAGGGATCGGTTCCCCACCAGTTATCGATGGAACGGTTGCGGATCTTCAGGGGGCGGTAGTGGTTTGCGCGTGCCTGGCCGAATGTATTGGTATTGCTGTTGCTGGGACCATTGATGGTGATAGGGAATCCGGAGTAGGCGAGGACTGAGCCTGATACTCTCCAGCCGCCGGCGAGAAGGTCGAGGAATTGATTCATCTTGCTGCCGTAGGCCTGTCCGCGTCCGACGGGAAGGGCGTAGACAAAGATGGCATTGAGATTGTGGCGGATGTCCTGGCCGGAGGGGCCGTAGTCGGCGTGCGAGTCGTATCCGTTCTGATAGGCACCATTGGAGCCGTTGATACCGGGCTGGCCGTAGTTGCCGGAGGAGTTCGTCATGGCCTTGGCATAGGTGTAGTTGACGGTGTATTCCAGGCCGCGGGCCGCGCGCTGGCGGAGAGTTACCTGGCCGCCGTTGTAGTTCATGATGGCGCCGGATTCGGTGACGAGCAGGCCGCCGAACTGACCAACGAGCTTGGTATACGGCGCGACGCCGCCGGGGAGGGGGTTATTGGGGTCTGGGCTGTTGGTTGCGATGGTTGCCTGTGCCAGGGTGAGCTGGTTGGCGTTGCGATAGTCCGCGAGGTGGTGGCCGTTTTCGCCGAGATAACCGACACTAAGCGACATCTTGTTGGTGATCTCGAATTCCGTAGTGAGGCTGAACTGATGAATGTAGGCGGGCCGCTGGTGCTGGGGCCAGACGGAGTATCCGCTGGTGGCACTGAAGTCGGGGGTGAAGCCGTCTTCGATCTTGAAGGGCGTGCCTGTGGTGGTGTTTGTCGGCGTGAGAGCCTTGAGATCGCTACCGAGGGCAAAGGGCGGGCTGGAGGTCAGGCGCTGATTGAACGCATCTCCTTCAAAGAAGCTGGTGGCGCCATAGCCTCCGCGAATGACGAACCGCGGAGCTGCCTGAAACGCGAAGCCTAGACGGGGCATGAATTGGGCGTAGTTGGGCTCGTAGCAGGCGCGGTTGTGGCAGAGCTGAGCGCCAGCGATTGCGCCGTTGGGGATGCTGCCGGCATAGATGACGGTGCCGGTGTCGAGCAGGACGTTGGCGGTCCTGTCGTGGACCTCGTACCAGGGCTGGTCGTACTCGTAGCGCAGACCAACGTTGAGGGTGAGCTTCGGTGATGCCTTGAAGTCGTCCTGAACGTAGCCGGCGATGCGCCACTGGCGGTTGCCGACGATGCCGATGGTGGACCCGAGCTTGTTCTCGGCAACGCGGTCGAGGACGAAGTCTGCGGGGCCGTAGCCGCCGGCGCCAGAAGTTACGTTGGGGTTGCTGGTGAATATCCCGCTGTAGTCGAACTCACCGAGGAATCCATAGTTGGACGCGTTGAGATAGTTCTGCTGGTAGCGCGTTGCCTGTACGCCGATGGAGAGGTAGTGGCGCCCGCGCTGCCATGTGAGGTTGTCGTAGTAGTTGAAAGTGTTGTCGCGGAGGATCTGAGTGTTCGCGCTGGTTCCGAGATAGGA encodes:
- a CDS encoding BadF/BadG/BcrA/BcrD ATPase family protein — protein: MRHFLGLDVGGTKTACVLADEHKVLGRAQSGSTKVLRVGKEEAVAHLREVLDGVSAESGVALADVTASCIGTSGAAISEVVQWLRQQMASRVGGALTILGDEVVTLDAAFPSEAGVVVIAGTGSNVIGRGRSGQMTGAGGWGPALADEGSGNLLGQQALRGVFAAINAGEEPMLLRRVLDYLGLRTRDELIAVANASNFSFAQLIPTVAQAARDGDRVAQAALDRGGEELAGLVLHVIRRLAAAEPGIEDGLRIACTGSIFKHVHEVSDAMQRVLLKTYPRLEFVPGTVDSLEGALWHARRLGSFEK
- a CDS encoding copper homeostasis protein CutC, which codes for MRKIVFELCADSIDACLAARDGGADRIELCSALSEGGLTPSHGLIREALQRSGLPVHVLLRPRGGDFVYTHAEFDVMREDLTHMRRLGANGVVLGVLRADGTVDVERTRELVAMAGPLDVTFNRAFDHSASLEQALEDVIATGCRRVLTSGGKRDVVSGAKSLARLVNQAAGRIEIAVGGGLRLKNAASVARTTGARHFHGSLRRVAANSTRHEESCMPDDVGPFTQSRFVVETSDVRSMIEHLTNA
- a CDS encoding TonB-dependent receptor gives rise to the protein MRTKLFPLAGYALAALLCTSTMFAQTVTGAITGAVSDPSGAVIPGAQVIAENTGTGVKTQAQTNDSGAYTIRFLPIGTYRVTIYASGFSTQTIPPFAIEINQTAKINATMTVGTSDTIVDVQDNVAPILNTNDSSLGITLSTNEIANIPLNGRNFSSVTLFQPGAVATDPTGLTGPNALERSTYNNGIASINGNRNQANYYTLDGADMNEPQNNLIAYNPAPDALAEVRVISANAPASYGNANGGAVISILKSGTKNYHGSAYGYLENYNLDANTWANKHTQPIIPRNTYTQSIFGGTLGGPILRDKLFFFVDYEGVRYHTGGLVSASVLPQAMRNGDFSALLTQGIQLYDSQNNFAPYAGNKGLPILNPVAKYLFAHPELYPLPNAAPVDGLLQNNFQGTQRTFRVNNQGDLKIEWDPGSANKFTAFYAQSTANDLTTALIPVFFPSANIYPTKLGGGSWIHTFSSAIVNEARFGFTRVRWDNNIPTDPSGQFGLTGDKKVSIPFGKQLYPGFSGQSLGNNASYLGTSANTQILRDNTFNYYDNLTWQRGRHYLSIGVQATRYQQNYLNASNYGFLGEFDYSGIFTSNPNVTSGAGGYGPADFVLDRVAENKLGSTIGIVGNRQWRIAGYVQDDFKASPKLTLNVGLRYEYDQPWYEVHDRTANVLLDTGTVIYAGSIPNGAIAGAQLCHNRACYEPNYAQFMPRLGFAFQAAPRFVIRGGYGATSFFEGDAFNQRLTSSPPFALGSDLKALTPTNTTTGTPFKIEDGFTPDFSATSGYSVWPQHQRPAYIHQFSLTTEFEITNKMSLSVGYLGENGHHLADYRNANQLTLAQATIATNSPDPNNPLPGGVAPYTKLVGQFGGLLVTESGAIMNYNGGQVTLRQRAARGLEYTVNYTYAKAMTNSSGNYGQPGINGSNGAYQNGYDSHADYGPSGQDIRHNLNAIFVYALPVGRGQAYGSKMNQFLDLLAGGWRVSGSVLAYSGFPITINGPSNSNTNTFGQARANHYRPLKIRNRSIDNWWGTDPSATPCSAGGDNGVCAYGSSAPLTFGTAAIDTERAPGYRQIDSSVFKDFHIVGEHTIGFRTDFFNTFNISSYQNPDNNVTDSNFGQITSVRSPQRQIQFSAHYRF